The following proteins are co-located in the Pseudomonas fluorescens genome:
- a CDS encoding SfnB family sulfur acquisition oxidoreductase — protein MSNLALTPPQSDLDVAPLLLPATVLRNDAEALSAAFELAQAARLQAAKRDQQRTLPWAQLEQFTRSGLGSISIPRAYGGPEVSFVTLAEVFAIISAADPALGQIPQNHFGILYLLQGTATERQKKQLFQNVLDGWRIGNGGPERGTKNTLELKARLTAEGDGYVISGQKFYSTGALFAHWVAIKALNDDGKQVMAFVRRGTEGLRIVDDWSGFGQRTTASGTVVLDNVAVDAELVVENWRIGESPNIQGAVSQLIQAAIDAGIARGALDDTIAFVRERSRPWIDAKVERASDDLYVIADIGKLKIELHAAEALLRKAGKVLDEVSAAPITAQSAARASIAVAEAKVLTTEVSLLVSEKLFELAGSRATLAEFNLDRHWRNARVHTLHDPVRWKYHAVGAYRLNGTLPARHSWI, from the coding sequence ATGTCTAACTTGGCTCTAACACCCCCCCAGAGTGATCTGGACGTAGCTCCACTGCTGTTGCCGGCCACTGTGCTGCGCAACGATGCCGAGGCGTTGAGCGCCGCGTTTGAGCTGGCCCAGGCTGCGCGCCTGCAAGCGGCCAAACGCGACCAGCAGCGCACGCTGCCATGGGCGCAGCTCGAGCAGTTCACCCGTAGCGGGCTCGGCAGTATTTCCATTCCCCGTGCATACGGCGGCCCAGAGGTATCGTTCGTTACCCTGGCCGAAGTCTTTGCGATCATCAGCGCAGCGGACCCGGCCCTCGGGCAGATCCCACAGAACCATTTCGGCATCCTGTACCTGTTGCAGGGCACCGCCACCGAGCGCCAGAAAAAGCAGCTGTTCCAAAACGTCCTCGACGGTTGGCGCATCGGCAATGGCGGCCCGGAACGCGGCACCAAAAACACCCTGGAGCTCAAGGCGCGCCTCACCGCCGAAGGCGACGGCTATGTGATCAGCGGCCAGAAGTTCTACTCCACCGGCGCCTTGTTCGCCCATTGGGTGGCCATCAAAGCGTTGAATGATGACGGCAAACAGGTCATGGCCTTTGTACGCCGTGGCACTGAAGGGCTGCGCATCGTCGATGACTGGTCAGGGTTTGGCCAGCGCACCACGGCCAGCGGTACTGTAGTGCTGGACAACGTTGCGGTAGACGCGGAGCTGGTCGTCGAAAACTGGCGTATCGGCGAAAGCCCGAATATCCAGGGCGCCGTCTCGCAACTGATCCAGGCAGCCATCGACGCCGGCATCGCCCGTGGCGCCCTCGACGACACCATCGCCTTCGTGCGTGAACGCTCGCGCCCGTGGATCGACGCCAAGGTCGAGCGCGCCAGCGATGACCTTTATGTGATTGCCGATATCGGCAAGCTGAAAATCGAACTGCACGCCGCCGAAGCGCTGCTGCGCAAGGCCGGCAAGGTGCTGGACGAGGTGAGTGCGGCACCCATCACCGCGCAATCCGCCGCACGGGCCTCGATTGCCGTGGCCGAGGCGAAAGTGCTGACCACCGAAGTGTCGCTGCTGGTCAGCGAAAAGCTCTTCGAACTGGCCGGCAGCCGCGCCACCCTCGCCGAGTTCAACCTCGACCGCCATTGGCGCAACGCCCGCGTGCACACCCTGCACGACCCGGTGCGCTGGAAGTATCACGCCGTCGGCGCCTATCGATTGAACGGCACGTTGCCTGCTCGTCACTCCTGGATTTAA
- the tcyN gene encoding L-cystine ABC transporter ATP-binding protein TcyN: protein MIVVEKLTKQFKGQVVLNGIDLEVKEGEVVAIIGPSGSGKTTFLRCLNFLEQPTSGRIQVGDIEIDSSKPLNQQQGLVRRLRQHVGFVFQNFNLFPHRTALENVIEGPIVVKKMPREAAVELGRKLLARVGLAGKEDAYPRRLSGGQQQRVAIARALAMEPEVILFDEPTSALDPELVGEVLATIRSLAEENRTMVIVTHEMSFARDVANRVIFFDKGVIVEQGDAKALFANPKEERTQQFLSKFLAH, encoded by the coding sequence ATGATCGTGGTTGAAAAACTGACCAAACAATTCAAGGGTCAGGTGGTGCTCAACGGGATCGACCTTGAGGTCAAGGAAGGCGAAGTCGTCGCCATCATTGGCCCCAGCGGTTCCGGTAAAACCACCTTCCTGCGCTGCCTGAATTTCCTCGAACAACCCACCAGCGGTCGCATCCAGGTGGGTGATATCGAGATCGACAGCAGCAAACCGCTCAACCAGCAACAAGGCCTGGTGCGGCGTTTGCGCCAGCACGTGGGTTTTGTGTTCCAGAACTTCAACCTGTTCCCCCACCGCACCGCGCTGGAAAACGTCATCGAAGGCCCGATCGTGGTCAAGAAGATGCCGCGCGAAGCGGCCGTCGAATTGGGCCGCAAGCTGCTGGCCAGGGTCGGCCTGGCGGGCAAGGAAGACGCGTACCCGCGACGCTTGTCCGGTGGCCAGCAACAGCGCGTGGCGATTGCCCGCGCATTGGCCATGGAGCCGGAGGTGATTCTGTTCGACGAACCCACCTCGGCCCTCGACCCGGAGCTGGTCGGCGAAGTGCTGGCGACTATCCGCAGCCTCGCCGAAGAAAACCGCACCATGGTCATCGTCACCCACGAAATGAGCTTCGCCCGGGATGTGGCCAACCGGGTGATCTTCTTCGACAAAGGCGTGATCGTGGAACAGGGCGACGCCAAGGCCTTGTTTGCCAACCCCAAGGAAGAACGCACCCAGCAGTTCCTGAGCAAATTTCTCGCCCACTGA
- the tcyL gene encoding cystine ABC transporter permease, which yields MEAGFQLALDSAPFLLKGAYYTVILSLGGMFFGLLLGFGLALMRLSRFKLLSWTARVYVSFFRGTPLLVQLFLIYYGLPQVGIELDPIPAAMIGFSLNMAAYACEILRAAISSIERGQWEAAASIGMTRAQTLRRAILPQAMRTALPPLGNSFISLVKDTALAATIQVPELFRQAQLVSARTFEIFTMYLSAALIYWILASILAHFQNRLEDRVNRHDLES from the coding sequence ATGGAAGCAGGTTTCCAACTCGCGCTGGACTCCGCGCCCTTTCTGCTCAAGGGCGCGTACTACACGGTGATTCTTAGCCTGGGCGGAATGTTTTTCGGCTTGCTGCTGGGTTTCGGCCTGGCCTTGATGCGCTTGTCGCGCTTCAAGTTATTGAGCTGGACCGCCCGCGTCTACGTGTCGTTCTTTCGCGGCACGCCCTTGCTGGTGCAGCTGTTCCTGATCTACTACGGCTTACCGCAAGTGGGCATTGAGCTGGACCCGATCCCGGCCGCCATGATCGGCTTTTCGCTGAACATGGCCGCCTATGCCTGTGAAATCCTGCGCGCCGCAATCAGCTCCATCGAGCGTGGCCAGTGGGAAGCGGCTGCCAGTATCGGCATGACCCGCGCGCAGACGTTGCGCCGGGCCATCCTGCCGCAGGCCATGCGCACGGCCTTGCCGCCGCTGGGCAACAGCTTTATTTCGTTGGTCAAGGACACGGCGCTGGCAGCCACCATCCAGGTGCCCGAACTGTTCCGCCAGGCTCAGTTGGTGTCGGCGCGCACTTTCGAAATCTTCACCATGTACCTCTCCGCTGCCCTGATCTACTGGATACTGGCAAGCATCCTGGCGCATTTTCAAAATCGCCTGGAAGACCGGGTCAACCGGCATGACCTGGAGTCTTGA
- the tcyJ gene encoding cystine ABC transporter substrate-binding protein, producing MTISVLRRTLLVGTLGLTLGAGWLGQAVAGEQLSTIKKAGEIKIGLEGTYPPFSFVDESGKLSGFEVELSEALAKELGVKVKLQATPWDGILAALESKRLDAVVNQVTISEERKKKYDFSKPYTVSGIQALVLKKNVDTIKTADDLAGKKVGVGLGTNYEQWLKDNQPKAIIKTYNDDPTKFQDLRIGRIDAILIDRLAALEYAKKAPDTAAAGDAFSRQEAGIALRKGEPELLDAVNKALDKLRADGTLKKLSEKYFNADVTQ from the coding sequence ATGACTATTTCTGTATTGCGTCGCACATTGCTGGTGGGCACATTGGGCCTGACTCTTGGGGCCGGTTGGCTGGGCCAGGCGGTTGCCGGCGAGCAGCTGAGCACCATCAAGAAGGCGGGCGAAATCAAGATCGGCCTGGAAGGCACCTACCCGCCCTTCAGCTTTGTCGATGAAAGCGGCAAGCTCAGCGGTTTCGAAGTCGAGCTGTCCGAAGCGCTGGCCAAGGAGCTGGGCGTCAAGGTCAAGCTGCAAGCCACACCGTGGGACGGCATCCTCGCCGCCCTGGAATCCAAGCGCCTGGACGCGGTGGTCAACCAAGTGACCATCTCCGAAGAGCGCAAGAAAAAGTATGACTTCTCCAAGCCTTACACCGTTTCCGGTATCCAGGCGCTGGTGCTGAAGAAAAACGTCGACACCATCAAAACCGCCGACGACCTGGCCGGCAAGAAAGTCGGTGTAGGCCTGGGCACCAACTACGAGCAATGGCTCAAGGACAACCAACCCAAAGCCATCATCAAGACGTACAACGATGACCCAACCAAGTTCCAGGACCTGCGCATCGGCCGCATCGACGCCATCCTGATCGACCGCCTGGCCGCCCTGGAATACGCCAAAAAAGCCCCGGACACCGCCGCTGCTGGTGATGCCTTCTCCCGCCAGGAAGCCGGTATCGCCCTGCGCAAAGGCGAGCCTGAACTGCTCGACGCTGTGAACAAGGCCCTCGACAAGCTGCGCGCCGACGGCACCTTGAAGAAGCTGTCCGAGAAATACTTCAACGCTGACGTCACTCAATAA